A stretch of DNA from Halictus rubicundus isolate RS-2024b chromosome 13, iyHalRubi1_principal, whole genome shotgun sequence:
GTGAGTGTTATCtactaatttatttataatatattcatAGTAAACTGTTCCAATAACTATTATATACTGCTGTAAGACCTTGATTTATAAAGTCTTATGTTGATCGAAATGTCAATTTCTTGTTAAAAATATATCTCGTAGAGTCCTTTTTTATCTTATTTCGCAACTTCGGAACTAATACTATTTGCAGTACCTATGCaagcaaaaacaaaaaaaaatattcagcacTCAGAAAGATTTTTCGAACACTCTTACTACAATAAAATACTACAATAAAATGAGCTAAGTTTACGTTAGACTTATTTTAATTATCAGGGCGGCAAGGGTACACCAGGTCCGCCAGGGCCTAAAGGACCTCAAGGATTCCCAGGTCCAATTGGTCCACGAGGTACTGATGGATATCCAGGAGATCCAGGTCCAAGAGGGCCACTGGGTCCTGCAGGAGGCCCTGGTTCAGCAGGTATCCCCGGTCCGGAAGGTTTGCCCGGAGAGAAAGGAGGGAAAGGCGAACCTGGCATCACCGGATTCCCAGGACCAACGGGACTTCGTGGTTTTGATGGTCCTCAAGGTCCTCCAGGTCCACGAGGTTTGCCAGGAGAGAAAGGGTTATCGATAACTGTAAGCGCGAAATTTAATGAAGAATTAACGACCTCTTTTAAAATATAAGCACCTAATATCCAACCTAATTTAAATGCTGTCTATCCTTCGTGAAGGGTCCAAAAGGAATGGATGGTGCACCGGGTTTAAATGGAGAAAAGGGACAGAAGGGTGAACGTGGTTACGTTGGACCACGCGGATTACCAGGAGATTCTCTGGATGGAATTCCAGGATCGCCAGGTGAAGCTGGTTTACCAGGAGAACCAGGAATTGCTGGAAGTGACGGTATTCCGGGGAGTCCCGGATCGCCTGGTGAAAAGGGAGAATTAGGAGGACGTTGCATAGACTGTTTGCCTGGTTTAAGAGGGCCTAAAGGAGATCACGGTTTCGATGGCAGCCCCGGAATTACTGGTGCCCGAGGACCACCCGGAGAACGAGGTTTTCCTGGAGAACCTGGTTCTGATGGCTTACCGGGACCAATCGGTCCACCAGGACCACCGGTATGAACTAATTGTATTATAAAATCTTGAAAAAATGATAACACGTTATCCAGTAAACGAACAACACATAACATGATTACGATTAACACGTATAGTTAGTATTCGTAGAAATCCTTGATATGGTTCGTTACTGCAGCACGCTTTTATAGTGAAGCTTCTTTTGAgaatgaaaaattagaaatatttacgcatttatttgtttttattttttttttgctggaTTGCTTTATTctagattaaataaaaatagtattattCCTCTTAATACGGGAACTTTTAAAAGGCATTGTGAATGTTTCCATAGCGCTGTCAATGGAGTTCAAAAAATTTGcttttaaataatttgaaaaaataagagAATATTTATTCTTATTACCAACTGAACAACGATGTGTTACAGCTTTGCCTAAGCCCtcaaatatttcatctaaatattTAGCTCGTAATAGTGTGCTCCAGGTGTCAGTTGTTTGCAATTCGGGTGAATAATGAATTAATGTATTATCTTAGAAAAGTACACATGTAGAAACATTGCCTAGTAAATGGGTCCGTACAAGCATGGGCATCATTCTCTATGAAGTTGTTAAAAACGACAACTTTCTGGAGATTAAGTGAAAGTATTCAGAATATTTCGTAGTCAGTACTGGTGAAAAGGAAGTGTCGATAACAATACAcatcattttataattatatatttgcaataataattatGGTAAATGTTGGCAAAAAGGGACCCAGTTCCATTGACATTGACCTTACAATGTGTTGTCAAGGTTAACATTCCGAACAACTTGTCCCTATACATGTAGCCGTCGCTCGgtcttagtttccgagatattcatTAAAAAACTTGATACAAGTACACTTTTtttctgggacaagctgtcaccgaacagtaattaaaatacagaATCATATACAGCAGTGCTGGGCACATTCGCCTCAATTGGGGCAAAACCATCCCCACCGTGACGCCCtctgtccccttccagtaagctCCGTTACCATGGGGAATGGAAGCGTTTCGCCTATCGTGAGTAGCTACGAGGGTATGTTGGGGCAACGATGACACGAAACATAAACGAACACGACGAAGGTACGCGTTGCATGGAAGAAAGGtcgaggaccgatacggaaaaagtttcctcttagcggtggaagttggaaaaattttcgtccaagaGCCGACGGAGTAATACACCTGGCCATTATTtcctaataactcggtaaatacgcTTCAAATCTAGACCGATTGGTGGTGGAACTAAGCGTTTGAGGGGTCCCAACCGTGCCCAGCACTGATATACAGGATCTCAAGGAGAAGGAATAGTTGAAGTTGATCGGCGTTAGGTGCCTGAGAGGGTGGAGAGCTTGCATGGTCCGCACTTCGCATGGGTTTTTGTATGTACGTCCTCGCCGCCCCCTCACGCACCTAACATCAACCAACTTCAAATTGGTGGGatcgtttctttttttgaaGTAACGAGCAGAATGTATCCAATGAACAATTGGTTCAagctattaatattatttttgactATCCAGTTAATACTTGCAGAATAAAGTGTACTCGTAATCTCGGTTTATCTAAAGTGTTTTgggaatatctcgaaaactgacACCGAGCGACGGGTGCATGTAtagaaaaaagttgtttaaaatgttgaccttgacaacatacaTTGCCAGGCCAGGTCACTGGAGCTGGTTCCCCTTTTGTCAACATTTAccatatttattatattgtaattcaTGCAGTAACACGTACGAAACTAGTTTAACGATTAACATATTTGCATAGTTTAAGCAATGTACGTTTGTTATTAGGGAAAAGACGGTATTCCCGGCTCACCAGGACCTCAAGGAGAATCTGGTCAACCTGCCAAAATATCCTGGGATATGATAAAGCTAGAAAAAGGTGATAAAGGCATACGAGGTGAGCCAGGTCGACCAGGCCCTCTAGGTCCGATAGGTCTATCTGGAGAGAAGGGTGCGATTGGATTTGAAGGGTTCCCGGGACTTAAGGGTACTGCTGTAAGTGATACTAGAACATGGCTATTTGATCTTTGTGGTGACTTTTTGATTGGATTTCTGTAACTTTCTATTGCTTCCAGGGTGATCGCGGTTTCCCTGGACAAGATGGTGTACCTGGCAGGCCAGGTGTTCCAGGTCGTAAAGGAGAAAGTGGTCTCAGTATAAAAGGAGAAGCTGGAGAACCTGGTTGGCCTGGATTGCGTGGAGAAAAAGGTGAACCTGGTTTAGATGGAGTAAGAGGTGAACCTGGTAAGTGGTGATAATTTACTTTCAGACACTCTTTCACTAAATACGTGGAATACAtcttaatttttgttttgcataggTTCATGTCCACCGTACAATATTGCGGAGGGTTTCAAAGGTGATAGAGGGTTTCCAGGAGAAAGAGGAGTACCGGGAATACCTGGAAGAGATGGATTGAAGGGGGATAAAGGCCTACAAGGTTTCTCGGTtagtaaataaattgtttttagaTTAGTATCTAGGTTTTGTAAATCCAATATATAAGCGTAATGTGAAAAGTAATaacaacatttaataaaattaggGCCCTCCTGGACCGTCAGGTTCAATCGGTGCTCCTGGACCAGTCGGAGCACGAGGATTGCCTGGTCCTCGTGGAGAAAAAGGTCCAATGGGACCAATGGGCTTCCCCGGTGAACCTGGTCGTGAAGGACCTAGGGGATTCCCTGGTGCACCAGCTCCAAAAGGAGACAAGGGCGAACCTGGAATTTCAATGAAAGGTGCTCGCGGTTTGACTGGCCCAACCGGTGAAAAAGGAGAACAAGGTCTTCCAGGACCACCAGGAAAAGACGGCCCTATTGGTTATCCAGGATTACCAGGATTTGCTGGTGAAAAGGGGGATCTTGGAATTTCTGGAATAAGTGGTTTACCAGGTGCACCAGGAGAGAAGGGAGAAACAGGACTAATTGGTCCTCCAGGTCCACCTGGTGTAGCAGGAACTCCTGGTATGGACGGAAACAAAGGTACGTGTATCGATTCCTATCCTTATTGAAACTGATGTTCTCTATGCTTCAACTCAAAAACTTATATAAAATTGATTCTATACAGGCGAACCAGGATTGCCAGGAGAACCAGGTAGATCTGGTCTTCCAGGGTTCCCAGGTACGAAAGGAGATCGTGGGGAACCAGGTATTGACGGACAAAAAGGATATCCTGGACGGCGAGGTCCACCTGGATCACAAGGCCGAATTGGTCTAGAAGGTTCACCTGGTTTGAAGGGCGAACGTGGAGAAAAAGGCTCACCAGGTTTCCCTGGATTGCGTGGACTAGATGGAAAACCTGGACGTCCAGGGCTAACTGGGTCCAAAGGAGACACAGGTCCTATCGGCGAACCTGGTGCGCCAGGTCCCGTTGGATTCGACGGACCTAAAGGTGATCAAGGACCAGTCGGATTCCCAGTATGTATTTTGGAATAATAAAATTCAACTTGTCTTTGTGTGCATATGTACTAAAGTTTTATTGTGGTTTGCTTTACTAGGGTCGTAAAGGAGAGCCTGGTCAGGTGTCTGAAAAAGGACAAAAAGGTGAACCAGGAATGCCAGGAATTCGTGGACCTCCAGGACCTTCTGGAAGAGATGGTATAGATGGTGCCAAGGGTGAATCTGGATTACCTGGTGTTGGGCAAGATGGACTGCCTGGTCCGAAAGGAGACGCCGGTGTACCAGGTCATGATGGCTTACCGGGATTAGAGGGGCAGAAAGGAGACACTGGAGTTAGAGGATATCCTGGATTGAAAGGAGATCTAGTATGTTTGCCTAGTAAAGTTATGAGTTTCTGGAAATAAATGATCTCACTCGATTTTAACTTACATTTTGAATTAATTTCAACAGGGGCCGCCAGGTACACCAGGCGAACCAGGGACGCCCGGTATCGATGGGTTACCCGGTGAACGAGGTGACATCGGTTTACCTGGTCCACCTGGTTTCCCAGGAGAAGACGGTGAAATGGGAGCTCCAGGTCGTCCAGGCCTTAATGGCGTTAAAGGAGATCGAGGTCTTTCAGGTAATAACagggaattaaaaaatattactgcACTGATTGTACCAAAAATTAGTTAACTAATAACATATTCTGTCATTAAGGTCCTACTGGATATCCTGGATTGTCTGGTGGAATCGGAGAGAAAGGTGACCGTGGACCACCTGGCCCAACAATCCAAGTTAAAGGTGAAAAGGGTGAACCAGGTGTTCCTGGACGACAAGGTTTATATGGAGAAAAGGGTGATAGAGGTTTGGAAGGCTTAGCTGGATATGATGGGGAGAAAGGAGATAGAGGCTTACCAGGCCCAGTCGGAAATCCGGGACCACCAGGACCTATGGGTGTTAAAGGTATGTATACTTTGGGGTATTATTTTACGTAATATTGTTGATGCGATCGAAACCAATAAATAATGTTTGCGTCATTTATACATAATCGATTAATTACTTCAGGTGAAGAAGGGCCGGCCGGACCTACAGGTTTTCCCGGAGCCACTGTCAAGGGTGAGAAAGGTTTGGCAGGATTGCCTGGAAAGCATGGACGAGAAGGAATATCTGGAATACCTGGACAAAAGGGCGAACAGGGTTTGCCTGGTCTACCAGGTCACAAAGGAGATCAGGGTCCTTATGGACCTATTGGCCCACAGGGTGAGAAAGGTGACACAGGTCCCAGTGGAATTCCTGGCTCACCAGGTAGAGATGGTGCCCCAGGTTTTGAAGGATTGCCAGGTCAGCCAGGTGAAAGAGGTGAAAAAGGAGATGTTGGATTACCAGGGTTAAGTAGTCTACCAGGACAAAAAGGAGAACCAGGACCTCGAGGTGATTATTAAGAAATTGgtcttattatattattaaaattagatTTTGCGTTAATCAATAATAAGGAATATAAAacattaacatttttaaattatttttgaaatcaGAGAATTATCTTATCTTTTATTTTGCGTGAGAAACAAAAATCTCTGAAACAAAAAAACTTTAggaaatttaaaatttgaaaagacaTAGTAGTGTTTAGTATTGAAGATAAAATAAaactttatatatatttttttttttggaaatgtGAATGAGAGTGCCACTAAAGTACAtactcttaacactaggttcagggagcactaaaagtgactattttacattactttataacaatacaaaaaacaaaaatgtgcTGCCTAAATGATTAgtcatttctttttaataacatatacctaaagaaataaatttgttgaatcatGGATATATCTTTAGAATcctaataattgtaaattaaaaatattagaacccgtcgttcTGACCCGTCCAGGTTTTTATTTTCAAGTAAATAATGAATATGGGGCCATTCCACACGAAATTGGACACTTTTCGGAGTAGTGTTTAGGACTTTGTTCAAATTAGAATATCTTGTAGTATTTACAGTATTTAGATATAGAATGTTATCttaaagaatttggaaaaattgttcgtTTTAAAGACCTGTAAGATAAAGTGTGAACCCTTCTTCATTAAATTATGACGGCTaaactaacaaaccgatgaaaatgatattataggtgcTTATAGCGAAAACGtaagaatatttaataaaaattatttcagttgTAAAAACatcttttttaacaatttattttttaattgcttTAAACAAACACAGTTTTTGTAGCtgggatatattgaaaaattaaaaaaaaatgaagatatAGTCCCACGTCTTTCCTTTACGGACCTGGTTTTAAAAGAGCGGACATTTTCAAATTGACGAAATAGGACGCGGACGATTGACACGCAGTACTAGCAGCGGTCGGGTGTCTATAAAAGTTGTTCTAATATCATGTATGCAACAGCCAGAACACACAAGGCTATatcatcatttttttaaatttttcaatatgtCTCAGCTATAGAAACACTGAATTTGTTTAAAGCATAAGAAgctgtgaaaaatatttgtttgaactgaaataatttttattagttACTCTTATATTTCCACTATAAGTACTTAAAAtatcattttcatcggtttgttaaTTTAGTCGTCACAATTCGATGAAAAAAGGCTGACACTTTATCTTCCAGGTCTGGAAAACCagcaattttcaaaatatcGAAAAATTCTTTAAGATACCTTTATATGttactaaaaatattaaaaaaaatttttttttaaataatggaTAAAAATTAATGGATAGGTATAATACTGTTATATTGAAGAATTCATAAAAAAACAAGGTTTCGATTAATTTGTAGGACCAAGTGGACTAGACGGAGTGCCCGGAGAAAAGGGTGACAGAGGTTGGGATGGTGTGAATGGTGTAAGTGGAGCTCCTGGAGAGAAGGGTGATATGGGTTACCCCGGTCCGACTGGATTAATGGGTGCCCCTGGTTACCTTGGTGACAAGGGTGACAAAGGTGACGATTGCATCGAACCACCGATGGGACCAAAGGGAGACCGTGGATACCCTGGTATGTGTATTGAACAAAATTAGGGTAGTACTAATGATTTTGTGGTTCGTGCCACTGATAAACCTATGGGGAGCgagcaagggggggggggtgggagtTTGTCCGCGGTAATGGAGGCacttccgtgacgtttatcatccagactttggcgacatatacagagaaattactgtatacaGTTTTGTTTTGAAATAAGGCGAAGGTTTGGGATCGGCTTTCCCCGTATTTCAGATCAGGGTACCTATGCTTTTTCACTTTGTTTTCGACTGGACCGAGAAAGAATACGGAGAGTAAGCGAAAGGCCCGACACGgcaaaatacattgtataaagTGGTCGGTCGAGCTCTATGGCCGGGTCGGCCATATTTTGCGTTGGAAAGGGATAAAATATGAAGCAATTTGAGTATTACCGTTGTTCGGTCGTATTCTCGGTTCATGGCTGACACTTTCTCACTTGTTCATTAATTTGTAGCTTATATAGTCAGTTATCTTGTCAACAATTTATTGTTGCTTTATTTATATTTGccttaaatatatattatttttggtGCTGCCCGAAAAAATTCCGGATTTTTGTACGTATTGTATTTTTGATCAACTGTACGTTGATCGCGGAACTGAAGCGCGCAGTATGCGATAATTCGTGGTGTACACATCGTTTATAAATGCGTCTGACACATACATCAGACATGTTCGTTTGTATATGTACCCGAATTTCCACCTTCACACGCATCAAATAAATACTGTTCCTCGACTGCCTGCATCGTTTCGCGTCTTGTCGTTCGTTCGCCGCGGCTGTCTTATCTGTTTAATTAACATCACAGATTAGTACATATTCACATCTACAACGCATAGGATGTACTAAATCACATTCATGCATAAGCACTTGTAATTTAAACTGCATTCCTCTATTATTTTTACTAATTGATTTAGTATTTTTTGGAATAAGTAAAACTTTCATTTTGTGACAACACAGATTCACATAGCAAGTATTAATAGAAATGCAGAGTAAATTTTAATCTTTCATCTTGGCTCACAGGAAAACACTGAAGTTGCTGAAGTTCAGTAACAATTTTCCACATAAACGTTATCGTATTTTACAGGACCTACAGGGCCACCAGGACCACCAGGAGAAAAAGGAATGTCAGGACCACCAGGATTCCCAGGATTGGATGGATTTAAAGGTGCTCAAGGGCTACCAGGGCCTATAGGACCATCTGGCCTCCCTGGTTTACCTGGACCCGTTGGTGCACCAGGTGTACCAGGTCTGCAAGGTCCTCCAGGAGCTTTAGGTCCTGCAGGAGAACCCGGTCTGCAATGTGAAGCTTCGCCTGATTATTTGACTGGTATTCTGTTGGTCAAACACAGCCAAAGTCAATCAGTACCGGTTTGTGAACGAGGACATATCAAGCTATGGGAAGGATACAGTTTGTTGTACACAGATGGCGATGAAAGAGCACACTCGCAAGATTTGGGTAAGTTTTCAAAATGCATTTAGTAAAAATCGTTAGTCTAGTAACTATAGTGACGTTAAATGATCAACAAACTCGCGTCCAACTCGTAAATCTCGCATCTTATACGAAATTTCGTCTTCTCCAGTAATAACAATAACTTATCTAAATAAATTGTCGCAAAAACAGGTTACGCCGGCTCTTGCGTAAGAAAGTTCTCAACGATGCCTTTCCTATTCTGCGACGTCAACAACGTCTGCCACTATGCCAGCCGGAACGATCGTTCTTACTGGCTGTCAACCAATAGTCCAATTCCCATGATGCCAGTGGAGGAGACGGCAATAGAAGGATACATCTCCAGGTATGTTTAGCGTTTCCTTTAAGAAAAAAAGACACGGAAAAGTTTCAAATAGCTCCCGTCATTTTCTTGCAACGAAAAATCATTTTACGGTGTAGCGTTGTAATCGCTCGGGTTGGGGTTATTACGCTATTTTAATATTCCCGCTAGTCGAGAGGGGGCGGTTACTAGAACTCTCCTAGAATTCCCTATTTGTTAACTAATCGAAAGAGAAATCATTCGTGCCTCCAAGCACTGGATAGCGGAGAGGTTTGCACGAAGGCTAAAGAAAACTGGAGACCGTTGtccttaagagccaagactccatagactcgcgataaggtagagtgaccacgttaccaacaaaaataagcgaaaaatggttttacgtgcctcaacttttcgtccttatatgagaatattttttaccaagacggatcttaagtcaatggctgaaggctgtgaacgggaatgatacagcagttaccgacctgctgactctgcaaaagtcacgtgacttgtTCTGATATTCGGTGTATAGAACCCGTTCATGCGAATGTTGACGCGATCGGAATGTTCCCGACGTGACGTGAGAACTGAAACAATCGTTTTGCGACCTTTGGGACTACGGGGATGATACACGCCGATGCTCACAACACGAGCACGGGTATGCGTGTTTACTACGGCCTTTCGCTCGCGTACTGTACAAATTTTCCCTAGGCTCGTACATCCATTCCGCGGTGTTTATCGTTTTAAAAGGGAGTCCATGCAGTTGCGGCAATATAAGTGCTCCGCTCTATTAGATGCAAACGAGCGATTGAGGACCAGTCGCATCATCCACGCGCTCAACCGAATATTCGGGGAGTAGCATGAATCGAAATAAGCACTAGATCTTGGCCAGACTGCCACACCTAGGAGCGCATCACTCGACACGTAATGTGGGCTTGAAATGAACTCCGGTGTTGGGATGAATGACTTCGACCGCACGAGATCTCATCGCTTTTCGCGACGCGGCGAACAATATACAGTAAATTCTGGTTGTGAGTCAGTGCCAACTTCACGGTTGGGAGTCAGTGGActactcacaccaccgcggggtatacccggctctcgagcttcgctgtccgtttctacatgcaacattgtatcggagaaagacagattctcagccttcttgtcactatctgTCAGTAGTCATAGGTTTATGATAGATAGATAGGTTTATGATTTCTCAGATTTCGTTTAATTGTCAGTTGCCAGAATCGCGCAACTGACTTATgacaagaattcactgtagtaacAGTCAACTAGTGCGACCGGAAAATTCCGGGGCGAGATGGTCGATGCCCACACGTTAGCGTCTCACAATACCGAAGGGAAACAACCAGGTGGTGACGGCTGGACACGCTTGCGTGGGCTGAGCGACACCTCTGTTGTCCAAACGATATTGTAAGCTCTTTCTGGAATTATTTTCCAACTGGCCAGTGATCGCGCCAGCTGTCCAGTTCCTCGTAAAGACACACGAGTACAATCAGAAAGTGCCCATAGAGCAACATTGCAATGAGCGACCCCTTGCTTCCTCAAACGAGTCTACGAGACATGTCCCGAATGATTAATGGCGCGGAATTCTTAGCGACCCACGGCCGAATCCACCTTTCACAGGGACAGATAGGAACGACCAGAAATTATGACAGGGCTCATTAATGTAGAATAGGATCACTAGGGGAGGGGGTGGTCGGTTGCATTCGATTTCGAGATCCCGGCCGCCTCCTAATTACCTCAGGGAGGCCACCGTGGGGTTTAGTGGGTATACCCGGCATTGCACACACTGCCGGAGAGTCCTACATACACCCGTTCCCCTCCCAGGGGGTTCGGGGGATGCGTTTGCCCGTTCGACTTAGTGGGGGACGTTAGAGTGTGCTCATGGTGGTGGAATGGGATAGTAGAAtgggaaaaggaggagaggaaacagATACCCCACAGACTTATAGAGATAGACTGCGCGGTCTGTACGGAGCGCTGAAGGCTAGAATGGCCGCCGCCGGTCAACCTATCTTACCCGCACACCGATAGTTGGTgtgtaatatatatgtatatatctcgAGGAAAATATACTGTCCAACTTGGTATCTATGAGTCAGTATTTTTCCTGTAAGCACAGAGCAGCACAAAGTATTTACTAACTACTCTGTGTGCTATATAGAAGAAAATAGGGGAACCAGGCTCTCTCCCCACCAACTCGCCAATTAGAAAGAGAGCGCATGACCGGCACTAttgctttctctctcactctttatACCCCGTCAACGCCATTGTAGGCTTCAACTCCCCCCGTAACATGGCTCAGTCTAAATATATAAGTTTATGAGATACTCAAATGAGCATCTTCTGGGGGCACTACTAATAAGCTGtaccacggcgcggtttgtgcACGTgattcctcggtttgaggcgcgtacgtacCGAGAGTAGAGTGGTCGGTTTGTCTACACTACCGGGTCAACTTGACCCCTTGCTTACGTACCGGGTTTCGCCGAACGCGTCGCCGGGTCGCTCCCAAACGTAGAGTGATCTTTCTCCTGCTCGCATCGACTCAGACCAGAGCAGAGCCGCCACATTAAAACTTGTCTCCGACTAtaaccttccccttctacggcactatttccccacgcttccgccacggcacggtcacgtgaTGTGTTTCGTCTCTGCCATACATGTGTCACAGTGTCACGTCACCAATCCGGCActagcagagagagggtaactatttcccctcaatttgagtcaattcccctg
This window harbors:
- the Col4a1 gene encoding collagen type IV alpha 1 produces the protein MTRLGLRLVASVIFLAGIVNGQRFNNPPPVVPLGRGDIGKPTNSDDEYNISPRWKAFLANNEGSEEDRRNVEAYDDRIDDDGYNRQTDDREYGRRSEGHQYGDGDRDRGPYNDGQNRGVPDPYNQGAGDFHGRSRGYEDRYNTRTPEDTRGSGNLEGNLEGPYGHGSTGYTGHSQRQGGYGAAGSSDNYPSSYSAVPVPGHTRQNCTGSGCCVPKCFAEKGSRGPPGIMGPQGPKGQRGFPGTEGLLGPKGEKGDPGPQGSRGQTGDRGKMGIPGFPGINGVPGVQGPPGSPGFPGRDGCNGTDGEPGLRGMPGEPGPRGFKGPPGHKGDKGQPAFAGSFPRGQKGEPGIDGVRGPPGPPGPQGNRGSPGPKGELGPFGPSGQPGPKGEKGNMGLRFEGPKGDKGQKGEVGPKGTAYPELPLIGVTEITGPPGEPGEKGDKGEMGYDGQKGEPGPLGDHGLPGSPGGKGEKGLVGAPGIRGRDGFSGPPGPPGRKGDRGYDGLDGLPGRPGLKGEPGRDGPSGVPGLRGPPGPPGGGKGTPGPPGPKGPQGFPGPIGPRGTDGYPGDPGPRGPLGPAGGPGSAGIPGPEGLPGEKGGKGEPGITGFPGPTGLRGFDGPQGPPGPRGLPGEKGLSITGPKGMDGAPGLNGEKGQKGERGYVGPRGLPGDSLDGIPGSPGEAGLPGEPGIAGSDGIPGSPGSPGEKGELGGRCIDCLPGLRGPKGDHGFDGSPGITGARGPPGERGFPGEPGSDGLPGPIGPPGPPGKDGIPGSPGPQGESGQPAKISWDMIKLEKGDKGIRGEPGRPGPLGPIGLSGEKGAIGFEGFPGLKGTAGDRGFPGQDGVPGRPGVPGRKGESGLSIKGEAGEPGWPGLRGEKGEPGLDGVRGEPGSCPPYNIAEGFKGDRGFPGERGVPGIPGRDGLKGDKGLQGFSGPPGPSGSIGAPGPVGARGLPGPRGEKGPMGPMGFPGEPGREGPRGFPGAPAPKGDKGEPGISMKGARGLTGPTGEKGEQGLPGPPGKDGPIGYPGLPGFAGEKGDLGISGISGLPGAPGEKGETGLIGPPGPPGVAGTPGMDGNKGEPGLPGEPGRSGLPGFPGTKGDRGEPGIDGQKGYPGRRGPPGSQGRIGLEGSPGLKGERGEKGSPGFPGLRGLDGKPGRPGLTGSKGDTGPIGEPGAPGPVGFDGPKGDQGPVGFPGRKGEPGQVSEKGQKGEPGMPGIRGPPGPSGRDGIDGAKGESGLPGVGQDGLPGPKGDAGVPGHDGLPGLEGQKGDTGVRGYPGLKGDLGPPGTPGEPGTPGIDGLPGERGDIGLPGPPGFPGEDGEMGAPGRPGLNGVKGDRGLSGPTGYPGLSGGIGEKGDRGPPGPTIQVKGEKGEPGVPGRQGLYGEKGDRGLEGLAGYDGEKGDRGLPGPVGNPGPPGPMGVKGEEGPAGPTGFPGATVKGEKGLAGLPGKHGREGISGIPGQKGEQGLPGLPGHKGDQGPYGPIGPQGEKGDTGPSGIPGSPGRDGAPGFEGLPGQPGERGEKGDVGLPGLSSLPGQKGEPGPRGPSGLDGVPGEKGDRGWDGVNGVSGAPGEKGDMGYPGPTGLMGAPGYLGDKGDKGDDCIEPPMGPKGDRGYPGPTGPPGPPGEKGMSGPPGFPGLDGFKGAQGLPGPIGPSGLPGLPGPVGAPGVPGLQGPPGALGPAGEPGLQCEASPDYLTGILLVKHSQSQSVPVCERGHIKLWEGYSLLYTDGDERAHSQDLGYAGSCVRKFSTMPFLFCDVNNVCHYASRNDRSYWLSTNSPIPMMPVEETAIEGYISRCVVCEVPANVLAVHSQSLNIPDCPNGWTGLWIGYSFVMHTGAGSQGGGQSLSSPGSCLEDFRATPFIECNGAKGHCHYYTNEYSFWLATIEDRHQFQRPEKETLKAGNLRSRISRCQVCIKDT